A genomic window from Flavobacterium johnsoniae includes:
- the metH gene encoding methionine synthase, with the protein MTEKRRDLVLSGLEPLIITPESVFVNVGERTNVTGSRKFLRLIKEEKYDEALDIARQQVEGGAQIIDINMDEGMLDGVTAMTKFLNLIAAEPDISRVPIMIDSSKWEIIEAGLKVVQGKSVVNSISLKEGEEAFIHHARLIKRYGAAAIIMAFDEVGQADNYDRRVEICQRSYDILVNKVGFPPQDIIFDLNIFPVATGMEEHRLNALDFFRGTKWVRENLPHAHISGGVSNVSFSFRGNDTVREAMHSVFLYHAIKNGMTMGIVNPEMLTIYDDIPKDLLEHVEDVILDRRDDATERLLDFAENVKGEAKSDEKVVQEWRFGTVQERITHSLVKGIDAFIEEDVEEARLAATKPIEVIEINLMTGMNVVGDLFGSGKMFLPQVVKSARVMKKAVAYLLPFIEASKQAGDKQGNGKILMATVKGDVHDIGKNIVSVVLACNNYEIVDLGVMVPPEKIISAAIEHNVDIIGLSGLITPSLDEMVYLAKELDKQDIKIPIMIGGATTSRAHTAVKIAPQYRETVIHVNDASRAVTVAGNLLDHNRKIYAADIRAEYDSFRETFLNRSRDKNFLTIEDARKNKLPLDWSEYTPTKPKVIGAQTIEIELDVLVPYIDWTPFFQTWELYGKYPAILTDEVVGEQATSVFNDAQAMLKVILEEKKLKAKGIYGIFPANQVDDDDIELRDENGKVLEKFLTLRQQSQKTKGAPNIALADFILPKDSGIEDYMGAFCVTTGFGVDEWAAEYEKNLDDYNSIMVKALADRFAEAFAEYLHEKVRKDFWGYDSEESLTNEELIKENYKGIRPAPGYPACPDHLEKPTIWKLLNVAEEIGVTLTESMAMWPASSVSGYYFGNPKSRYFGLGKIKEDQVVDYAKRRNVPTDYAMKWLNPNIAD; encoded by the coding sequence ATGACAGAAAAAAGAAGAGACCTTGTATTATCAGGATTAGAACCGTTAATTATTACGCCCGAAAGTGTTTTCGTTAATGTTGGCGAGCGTACGAATGTAACAGGTTCAAGAAAATTCCTAAGATTAATCAAGGAAGAGAAATATGACGAGGCACTTGATATTGCAAGACAACAAGTTGAAGGTGGAGCACAAATCATCGATATTAATATGGATGAAGGAATGCTTGACGGTGTTACTGCGATGACTAAATTCCTGAATTTAATTGCTGCAGAACCAGACATTTCGAGAGTGCCAATTATGATCGACAGTTCGAAATGGGAAATCATCGAAGCCGGTCTAAAAGTAGTACAAGGAAAAAGCGTTGTAAACTCGATTTCGTTAAAAGAAGGCGAAGAAGCTTTTATTCATCATGCGAGATTAATCAAACGTTATGGAGCGGCGGCAATTATCATGGCTTTTGACGAAGTAGGTCAGGCGGATAATTACGATCGTAGAGTAGAGATTTGTCAGCGTTCGTATGATATTTTGGTGAACAAAGTAGGGTTTCCTCCACAGGATATTATTTTCGATTTGAATATTTTCCCAGTTGCAACCGGAATGGAAGAGCATAGATTAAACGCTTTGGATTTCTTTAGAGGAACAAAATGGGTTCGTGAAAATCTTCCGCACGCGCACATCAGCGGTGGAGTGAGTAACGTTTCGTTCTCTTTTAGAGGAAACGATACGGTTCGTGAGGCCATGCACTCGGTGTTTTTATACCACGCAATTAAAAACGGAATGACGATGGGAATCGTAAATCCAGAAATGTTGACGATTTACGATGATATTCCGAAAGATTTATTAGAACACGTTGAAGACGTAATTTTAGATAGACGCGACGATGCGACAGAACGACTTTTGGATTTTGCAGAAAATGTAAAAGGTGAAGCAAAGAGCGATGAAAAAGTAGTTCAGGAATGGCGTTTTGGAACGGTTCAGGAGCGTATTACCCATTCATTGGTAAAAGGAATTGATGCTTTTATTGAAGAAGATGTTGAAGAAGCGCGTTTAGCAGCTACAAAACCAATTGAAGTTATTGAAATCAATTTGATGACGGGAATGAATGTGGTTGGAGATTTATTCGGAAGCGGAAAAATGTTCCTGCCTCAGGTAGTAAAATCGGCTCGTGTTATGAAAAAAGCGGTGGCTTATTTATTGCCTTTTATTGAAGCGAGCAAACAAGCGGGAGACAAACAAGGAAACGGAAAAATCTTGATGGCAACCGTAAAAGGTGACGTTCACGATATTGGAAAAAACATCGTTTCGGTGGTTTTGGCTTGTAACAATTACGAGATTGTAGATTTAGGTGTTATGGTGCCTCCGGAAAAAATTATTTCGGCTGCGATTGAACATAATGTTGACATTATTGGATTAAGCGGATTGATCACTCCTTCGCTTGACGAAATGGTGTATTTGGCCAAAGAATTAGACAAACAAGATATTAAAATCCCAATTATGATTGGAGGGGCAACCACTTCACGTGCGCATACTGCCGTGAAAATTGCACCTCAATATAGAGAAACTGTAATTCATGTAAACGATGCTTCGAGAGCTGTTACCGTTGCAGGAAACTTGTTGGATCATAATAGAAAAATATATGCGGCAGATATTCGTGCAGAATATGATTCGTTTAGAGAAACATTTTTAAATCGTTCAAGAGACAAAAACTTCCTGACGATTGAAGATGCCCGTAAAAACAAATTGCCATTGGATTGGTCGGAATATACGCCAACTAAACCAAAAGTAATCGGCGCACAAACCATAGAAATAGAATTAGATGTTTTGGTTCCGTATATTGACTGGACACCATTTTTTCAGACTTGGGAATTGTACGGAAAATATCCTGCAATTTTAACGGATGAGGTTGTGGGCGAACAAGCGACTTCTGTTTTTAACGATGCTCAGGCAATGCTGAAAGTAATTCTGGAAGAGAAAAAGCTAAAAGCAAAAGGAATTTACGGAATTTTCCCTGCAAACCAGGTTGATGATGATGATATCGAATTGCGTGATGAAAACGGAAAAGTTTTGGAGAAATTCTTAACGCTTCGTCAGCAGTCGCAAAAAACAAAAGGTGCTCCAAACATCGCTTTAGCTGATTTTATTCTGCCAAAAGACAGCGGAATAGAAGATTATATGGGAGCTTTCTGTGTAACTACAGGTTTTGGTGTAGATGAATGGGCAGCGGAATACGAAAAGAATTTAGACGATTATAATTCGATTATGGTTAAAGCGCTTGCGGATCGTTTTGCTGAGGCTTTCGCCGAATATCTTCATGAAAAAGTTCGTAAAGATTTCTGGGGTTACGATTCAGAAGAATCTTTAACCAACGAAGAATTGATTAAGGAAAACTATAAAGGAATTCGTCCGGCACCAGGTTATCCAGCTTGTCCGGATCACTTGGAAAAACCAACGATTTGGAAGCTTTTAAATGTAGCCGAAGAAATTGGAGTTACCTTGACAGAAAGTATGGCGATGTGGCCAGCTTCATCGGTTTCAGGATATTATTTCGGAAATCCAAAAAGCCGATATTTCGGACTCGGAAAAATAAAAGAAGATCAGGTTGTAGATTACGCTAAACGACGCAACGTTCCAACGGATTATGCAATGAAATGGTTAAACCCTAATATAGCAGATTAA
- a CDS encoding four helix bundle protein: MEYSKLDVWLEARKLVNLLYDFSKLFPKEELFGLTNQMRRAAVSIPSNIAEGCGRQTSKETIHFLHISRGSLYELETQFYLAFDQKYIEENNFNIALAQIEICKKLLNGFINYYKKIM, encoded by the coding sequence ATGGAATACAGTAAATTGGATGTATGGCTGGAAGCAAGGAAGTTGGTGAATTTATTGTATGATTTTTCCAAATTGTTTCCAAAAGAAGAATTATTTGGATTGACAAATCAGATGAGAAGAGCTGCTGTTTCAATACCTTCAAATATAGCAGAAGGTTGTGGAAGACAAACATCAAAAGAAACAATACATTTTCTTCATATTTCAAGAGGATCGCTATATGAATTGGAAACTCAATTTTATTTGGCTTTTGATCAAAAATATATCGAAGAAAATAATTTTAACATCGCACTTGCACAGATTGAAATCTGCAAGAAGTTATTAAACGGATTTATTAATTATTATAAAAAAATAATGTAG
- the metF gene encoding methylenetetrahydrofolate reductase [NAD(P)H] translates to MKVTEHIENAKGKTLFSFEIIPPQKGKSIQELYDNIDPLMEFKPPFIDVTTSREEYIYIDRGNGLLDKKLTRMRPGTLGICASIKHKYNVDTVPHLLCGGFTQEETEYMLVDCHYLGINNVMALRGDAMKDEQSFVPKAGGNHYAIDLVRQINDLNCGKYLHEVMDVDNKADFCIGVAGYPEKHLESPSLQSDLKRLKEKVDAGADYVVTQMFFDNAKYFAFVEKAREMGITIPIIPGIKPIAVQRHLQVLPQIFRIDLPEDLIDAVDKCKNNAEIKQVGIEWAIQQSLELKAAGVPFLHYYSMGKSENIRQIASQVF, encoded by the coding sequence ATGAAAGTAACAGAACATATAGAAAACGCCAAAGGAAAAACATTATTCTCATTTGAAATTATTCCGCCTCAAAAGGGGAAAAGCATTCAGGAATTATACGATAATATTGATCCGTTGATGGAGTTTAAACCACCATTTATTGATGTTACAACTTCTCGTGAAGAGTATATTTACATTGATCGCGGTAACGGACTTTTGGACAAAAAACTGACTCGTATGCGTCCGGGAACGCTTGGAATTTGCGCTTCTATAAAACATAAATACAATGTAGATACGGTTCCGCATTTGCTTTGCGGTGGTTTTACACAAGAAGAAACCGAATATATGCTGGTTGATTGTCATTATTTAGGAATAAACAATGTTATGGCGCTCCGTGGTGATGCGATGAAAGACGAACAATCTTTTGTGCCTAAAGCGGGTGGAAATCATTATGCAATTGATTTGGTTCGCCAAATTAATGATCTAAATTGCGGAAAATATCTTCACGAGGTAATGGATGTTGACAATAAAGCTGACTTCTGTATTGGTGTTGCGGGTTATCCAGAAAAACACTTAGAATCACCATCTTTACAATCAGATTTAAAAAGGCTAAAAGAAAAGGTAGATGCAGGAGCTGATTATGTAGTAACGCAAATGTTTTTTGACAATGCTAAATATTTTGCTTTTGTAGAAAAAGCAAGAGAAATGGGAATCACAATTCCTATTATTCCTGGAATTAAACCAATTGCAGTTCAAAGACATTTACAAGTTTTACCACAAATTTTCAGAATCGATCTTCCAGAAGATTTAATCGATGCGGTAGATAAATGCAAAAATAATGCTGAAATCAAACAAGTCGGAATTGAGTGGGCGATTCAGCAATCATTAGAATTAAAAGCCGCTGGAGTTCCGTTTTTACACTATTATTCAATGGGTAAATCTGAGAACATCCGCCAGATTGCAAGTCAGGTTTTTTAA
- a CDS encoding class I SAM-dependent methyltransferase — protein sequence MKQEELQAIASQLKHPSGEKGIEMANMMNETNINMTKHSIQNLNISNENRILELGHGNAGHVEFLFELAKDIKYYGLEMSELMFQEARQINRNFVSQKQAFFSLYDGNTIPFEAELFDKIFTVNTIYFWEKPEELLSEMYRVLKPNGNFCLTFAEEDFMKKLPFTQFEFELYSTEKAQELIKKSNFKIVYTETQTEKVKSKTGELVDRAFTTIVLEK from the coding sequence ATGAAACAAGAAGAATTACAAGCCATAGCCTCTCAATTAAAACATCCATCGGGAGAAAAAGGAATCGAAATGGCCAATATGATGAACGAAACGAACATCAATATGACCAAACATTCGATTCAGAATCTAAATATTTCAAACGAAAATAGAATTCTGGAACTTGGACATGGCAATGCTGGTCACGTTGAATTTTTGTTTGAACTTGCTAAAGACATAAAATACTACGGACTCGAAATGTCTGAATTGATGTTTCAGGAAGCGCGCCAAATCAACCGAAATTTTGTTTCTCAAAAACAAGCTTTCTTTTCACTTTATGACGGAAATACTATTCCGTTTGAAGCTGAATTATTTGATAAAATATTTACAGTAAATACGATTTATTTCTGGGAAAAACCAGAAGAATTACTTTCGGAAATGTACAGGGTTTTAAAACCAAACGGAAATTTCTGTTTGACATTTGCTGAAGAAGATTTTATGAAGAAACTTCCGTTTACGCAATTCGAATTTGAATTATATAGTACTGAAAAAGCGCAGGAATTAATCAAAAAATCAAATTTTAAAATCGTTTACACTGAAACACAAACCGAAAAAGTAAAAAGCAAAACTGGAGAATTAGTCGACAGAGCTTTTACAACTATTGTTCTGGAGAAGTAG
- a CDS encoding dicarboxylate/amino acid:cation symporter, producing MEVKKINFLQSYSSILWLLGGIIIGSIFGLVFGEDVLIIKPLGDIFLNLLFTAIIPLIFFTIGSSIANLERTEKLGKLFIIMILVFLATILISAIVMIFAVYLFPIHENIAIVKVPFENVESGSAGDQIAKLLTANDFFELLSRKSMLALIIFSFLVGFATLQSGEKGKAFKSFLDSGNEVMKQLLNIIMKSAPIGLGAYFAYQVGVFGPQLLGVYAKPMAVYYAACIFYFFVFFSLYAFVAGGKRAFKVFWSNNITPSLTAVGTCSSIATIPANLDAAEKMGIPSHVRNLVIPLGAPLHKDGSSMSSILKITFLFAMFGKDFSDPMTILLALGITVVVSIVEGGIPNGGYIGEILAITVYGFPMEQALPVAMILGTLVDPIATLLNANGDVICSMMVSRFSEKTKW from the coding sequence ATGGAAGTTAAAAAAATCAATTTTTTGCAGAGTTACAGCAGTATTTTATGGCTTCTTGGCGGTATTATAATCGGAAGTATTTTCGGATTGGTATTTGGTGAAGATGTTTTGATCATAAAACCGCTTGGCGATATATTTCTAAATTTACTTTTCACTGCGATTATTCCACTTATATTTTTTACAATTGGTTCTTCGATTGCGAATCTTGAACGAACAGAAAAATTAGGAAAATTGTTTATCATAATGATTTTGGTTTTTCTTGCTACGATTTTGATTTCGGCAATTGTAATGATTTTTGCCGTTTATCTTTTTCCAATTCATGAAAATATAGCGATTGTCAAAGTTCCGTTTGAAAACGTCGAATCGGGATCAGCCGGAGATCAAATTGCAAAACTGCTTACTGCCAATGATTTCTTCGAATTATTGTCACGAAAAAGTATGCTGGCGCTGATTATTTTTTCTTTTTTAGTCGGTTTTGCAACCTTGCAATCGGGAGAAAAAGGAAAAGCATTTAAGAGTTTTCTGGATTCAGGAAACGAAGTCATGAAACAGCTTTTGAACATCATCATGAAATCTGCACCAATTGGTTTAGGAGCTTATTTTGCTTATCAAGTTGGAGTTTTTGGACCGCAATTGTTGGGAGTTTATGCAAAACCTATGGCGGTTTATTATGCAGCTTGTATCTTTTACTTCTTTGTATTTTTCAGTTTGTATGCGTTTGTTGCTGGCGGTAAAAGAGCTTTTAAGGTTTTTTGGAGCAATAATATAACTCCTTCTTTAACCGCAGTAGGAACTTGCAGCAGTATTGCCACTATACCAGCCAATCTAGATGCGGCAGAGAAAATGGGAATCCCTAGTCACGTCCGGAATTTAGTAATTCCGCTTGGAGCGCCTTTGCACAAAGACGGTTCGAGTATGTCATCCATTTTAAAAATAACTTTTTTGTTTGCCATGTTTGGGAAAGATTTTTCAGATCCGATGACCATTCTTTTAGCACTCGGAATTACAGTTGTCGTTTCTATTGTTGAAGGTGGAATTCCGAACGGAGGTTATATTGGCGAAATTTTGGCTATAACAGTTTACGGTTTCCCGATGGAACAAGCTTTGCCTGTTGCCATGATTTTAGGAACTCTCGTTGATCCAATTGCTACTTTATTAAATGCCAATGGCGATGTAATTTGTTCCATGATGGTTTCGAGATTTTCGGAGAAAACAAAGTGGTAA
- a CDS encoding pyridoxal phosphate-dependent decarboxylase family protein, whose translation MNSILQNDLNNFENILDKTKETGIDFLNNLQEIPTSNKYSIDPQKELNELGLGSLGALEEFNQRLAPLMVASPGPRYWGFVTGGSTPASIVGDWLAAVYDQNPQALSAQGGVSALIETETINLLLELLDLPNDFSGGFVTGATMSNFTNLGVARQWFGAQFGKDFAKHGISEKINILTATPHSSSIKSLSMLGVGSQNYTLIKTTEGNREAIDIADLENNIASLNGKPFILISSAGTVNTADFDDFEAISELRKKYKFWWHIDAAFGGFAAVSEKYKHLVEGWEDADSITIDCHKWLNVPYESAFYLIKKEHINLQIETFQNSNAPYLGNPLENFNYLNVLPENSRRLRALPAWFSLKAYGKEGYRDIVENSVSLALHFANALIEKEHFELLAPIRLNNVCFTLKGIQNQEKVSQFLTKLNDGGKVFMTPTVYQNRKGIRASFVSWRTSEEDIKIVIEEMIEVFKEL comes from the coding sequence ATGAACTCAATACTACAAAACGATCTCAATAATTTCGAAAATATTTTAGATAAAACAAAAGAAACAGGAATTGATTTTCTGAATAATCTGCAAGAGATTCCAACCTCAAATAAATATTCTATAGATCCTCAAAAAGAATTAAACGAACTTGGATTGGGTTCATTGGGAGCTTTAGAAGAATTCAATCAAAGATTAGCGCCTTTAATGGTGGCTTCACCTGGTCCAAGATATTGGGGATTTGTAACAGGCGGTTCTACTCCTGCATCAATTGTTGGAGATTGGCTGGCTGCGGTTTACGATCAAAATCCGCAAGCTTTGAGTGCGCAAGGAGGCGTGTCTGCATTAATAGAAACAGAAACGATTAATCTTCTTTTAGAACTTTTAGATTTGCCGAATGACTTTTCTGGCGGATTTGTGACAGGCGCAACCATGTCTAATTTTACGAATTTGGGCGTGGCAAGGCAATGGTTTGGAGCGCAATTTGGTAAAGATTTTGCCAAACACGGAATTTCAGAAAAAATCAATATTCTAACCGCAACTCCGCATTCTTCTTCTATAAAATCCCTCTCAATGCTTGGAGTTGGAAGCCAGAATTATACTTTAATAAAAACTACTGAAGGCAATAGAGAAGCGATTGATATTGCTGATTTAGAAAATAATATTGCCAGTTTAAATGGAAAACCTTTCATATTGATTTCGAGTGCAGGAACTGTAAATACAGCCGATTTTGATGACTTTGAAGCCATTTCAGAATTGAGGAAAAAATATAAATTCTGGTGGCACATTGATGCTGCATTTGGCGGATTTGCTGCAGTTTCAGAAAAATATAAACATTTAGTTGAAGGTTGGGAAGACGCAGACAGTATTACAATTGATTGTCATAAATGGCTGAATGTACCTTACGAAAGCGCTTTCTATCTAATTAAAAAAGAACATATTAATCTACAAATAGAAACATTTCAAAATTCGAACGCACCATATTTAGGAAATCCGTTGGAGAATTTTAATTATTTGAATGTTCTTCCTGAAAATTCACGACGTTTACGTGCATTGCCTGCTTGGTTTTCGCTTAAAGCGTATGGAAAAGAAGGTTACAGGGATATAGTAGAAAATAGTGTTTCACTTGCGTTACATTTTGCCAATGCGTTAATCGAAAAAGAACATTTTGAATTACTGGCTCCAATACGTCTTAACAATGTTTGTTTTACTTTGAAAGGAATTCAAAATCAAGAAAAGGTTTCTCAATTTTTAACCAAATTAAATGATGGAGGAAAAGTATTTATGACACCAACTGTATATCAAAACCGAAAAGGAATTAGAGCCTCTTTTGTAAGTTGGCGAACAAGTGAGGAAGATATTAAAATTGTAATTGAAGAAATGATTGAAGTTTTTAAGGAACTATAA
- a CDS encoding TonB-dependent receptor domain-containing protein — protein MKNIITSIMLAFSVYGFSQTEKETDSIVETMTALDEIVISKKKVLYTQKSDRLVFNVENSIVSEGGTALDVLSRAPGVVVSQDGDLSIRGQQGVAVMINGKLTQLSQKELANYLKATTSSNIKQIEVITNPSSKYDAAGKAGIINIILKKPNASGLKGTAFTSYGRGRKNRTNSGFNLNYNKDKWGFFGNYSYTFRGEEEKKEFNQIQYTDQTRQEIASKNHQTSITDEPLTSNNFKIGTQYEVSPKTNLEFYVDAKIGRYENMADGTNIVINTANQPIFDAVTYNDSKEKWNDYTYAFSGTHKFNEEGKNMAFDFEYETSKFRSNQFQSADNTANSTVVNDRRGYIPSQLKVFTGKVDFVNPFKEKQSLEYGLKASIKNNDNPSVYEYYENNQWLIDFNSTNHFEYNEQIYATYVNYKYQLEKLNIQAGLRTEYTAINIDQKTLNEEHKDDYLKWFPSLSLKYEFTNSHSAYASYSKRINRPSQFDLNPFRFYDDSFNYSQGNPNLIPEITHAMEIGYAWKSNFMASVYFNSTKDVFTEVYNYNPDTNTTVTTQINVDKSYNYGINITNTTEFYKWWSVNTLFNVFENKFIGNVLNSNTIDPIMTLNLSIQNSFTITETWKAEGNAQYQSKSNLGVYQRDGFFDFSIGISKQVLAKKGNIKLNFTDVFNTNNFYIKSVVAQTGIDKKYDLDNRIATIAFTYRI, from the coding sequence ATGAAAAATATTATAACCTCCATAATGCTTGCTTTTTCGGTTTATGGATTTTCTCAAACAGAAAAAGAAACTGATAGTATTGTAGAAACTATGACAGCTTTAGATGAAATTGTGATTAGTAAAAAGAAAGTGCTTTATACTCAAAAATCGGATCGTCTTGTTTTCAATGTCGAAAACAGCATTGTTTCTGAAGGCGGAACTGCACTTGATGTTTTATCGCGCGCACCTGGCGTTGTTGTATCTCAAGATGGCGATTTATCTATTCGCGGACAGCAAGGTGTTGCCGTGATGATAAACGGAAAACTGACGCAGCTTTCTCAAAAAGAATTAGCAAATTATCTAAAAGCTACAACTTCATCTAATATTAAACAAATTGAAGTAATTACAAATCCTTCTTCTAAATATGACGCGGCAGGAAAAGCCGGAATTATCAATATTATCCTTAAAAAACCAAATGCTTCTGGCTTAAAAGGTACAGCTTTTACAAGTTATGGAAGAGGCAGAAAAAATAGAACGAATTCTGGTTTCAACTTAAATTACAACAAAGACAAATGGGGATTTTTTGGAAATTATAGCTATACGTTTCGTGGTGAAGAAGAGAAAAAAGAATTCAATCAAATTCAATATACCGATCAGACGCGCCAGGAAATTGCTTCAAAAAACCATCAGACTTCAATAACCGACGAGCCTTTAACTTCTAATAATTTCAAAATTGGAACACAATATGAAGTGTCGCCAAAAACAAATTTGGAATTCTATGTTGACGCCAAAATTGGTCGATACGAAAATATGGCTGACGGAACAAATATAGTCATAAACACGGCAAATCAACCCATTTTTGATGCTGTGACTTATAATGACAGTAAAGAAAAATGGAATGATTATACATATGCTTTTTCTGGAACTCATAAATTTAATGAAGAAGGAAAAAATATGGCTTTTGACTTTGAATATGAAACATCAAAATTTAGATCGAATCAGTTTCAAAGTGCAGACAATACAGCAAATTCAACTGTTGTAAATGACCGTCGCGGTTATATTCCTTCTCAACTAAAAGTTTTTACAGGAAAAGTCGATTTTGTAAATCCTTTTAAAGAAAAACAATCTCTAGAATATGGTTTAAAAGCGAGTATCAAAAACAATGATAATCCTTCTGTTTACGAATATTATGAAAACAATCAATGGTTAATCGATTTTAATTCGACCAATCATTTTGAATACAACGAACAGATTTACGCTACTTACGTAAACTATAAATATCAGCTAGAAAAATTGAATATTCAGGCTGGTTTAAGAACTGAATATACTGCTATCAATATCGATCAGAAAACGTTGAATGAAGAACATAAAGATGACTATTTGAAATGGTTTCCGAGTCTTTCTTTAAAATATGAATTCACAAATAGCCATTCGGCGTATGCTTCTTACAGCAAAAGAATTAATAGACCGAGCCAGTTTGATCTGAATCCGTTTCGTTTTTATGATGATTCATTCAATTATTCACAGGGAAATCCGAACTTGATTCCAGAGATTACGCACGCCATGGAAATTGGTTACGCTTGGAAAAGTAATTTTATGGCTTCTGTTTATTTCAACAGTACCAAAGATGTTTTCACGGAAGTGTACAATTATAATCCAGACACAAATACGACTGTTACAACCCAGATAAATGTTGACAAATCATACAATTACGGAATCAATATTACGAATACGACCGAGTTTTATAAATGGTGGTCTGTGAATACGTTATTCAATGTTTTTGAAAATAAATTTATAGGGAATGTTTTAAACAGCAATACCATAGATCCGATTATGACTTTAAATCTAAGCATTCAAAACTCGTTTACAATAACTGAAACTTGGAAAGCGGAAGGAAATGCTCAATATCAATCTAAATCTAATCTTGGCGTTTACCAAAGAGACGGTTTCTTTGATTTCAGCATCGGAATTTCAAAACAAGTTTTAGCCAAAAAAGGAAACATCAAATTAAATTTTACTGACGTTTTCAATACTAATAATTTTTACATTAAATCTGTCGTTGCGCAAACGGGTATAGACAAAAAATATGATCTAGACAATCGTATTGCGACAATTGCATTTACATACCGCATTTAA